The sequence below is a genomic window from Draconibacterium halophilum.
AAACGGATTCCTTGTTAGCTTCCAACTTTACAATATTTTGTGACTAAGTAGAGTTTAAATGAAAGAATGGAATATAGAATTCAGAAAGGAGCTACGGCTTCTTTCTGTTTTTATTACAATAAGTTATTCTTTTTGGTTGATCTAATTTTTATCTTTGGGCTAATAAAAAGAACCGAATAGTTCAGTTAGTTAAAAAGAATCAAAATCATAAACGTATAAATCAAACCAAATGAGGAAGTTAACACTGCTCTTTGTCCTATGTGCTTTTCTGTTGGGCTTTTCCAATGCCCAAACCAGTTCAATTGTAAAATCACACACATTGACCGAGATGCCACCGGAAAGTGCCGGTATTTCCGTTGAACGTTTAGCACGTATCGATAAAATGTGTGAAGAGGAAGTTGCCAAGGGAAATCTTCCGGGAATTGTTTCGCTGGTTGCAAGGAACGGAAAAATCGTTCACTGGAAAGCATACGGAGTTGCCAACCAAGCCGGCGATAAAATGGAACGCGATGCTATTTTCCGTATTGCTTCACAATCAAAAGCGATTACTTCAACAGCCGTAATGATGCTTTGGGAAGAAGGAAAATTTCAGTTGGACGATCCTATTTCGAAATACATTCCGGAGTTCAAAAATCAGCAGGTTCTTACCAATTTTAGATACAGCGATACCACATGGACAGGCGTTCCTGTTAAAAATGAAATTACAATCAGAAATCTGTTGTCGCATACTTCGGGCATTGGTTACGGTGTTATCGACGGCGATGAGCGCTTTCAAATGTTATACAAAAAAGCCGGTGTTACCGATCTGTTTACTACCAAAAATATTACCATTGAAGAAAGTGTGAAAAAGCTGGCAAAAATGCCTTTGCATCACGAACCAGGGACGCAATTTACTTACAGTGAAGGACTCGATGTATTGGGCTATTTTATTGAAATTGTTTCAGGAATGCCCTTCGATAAGTACCTGAAAACACATATTTTCGACCCGCTTGGAATGGAAGACACCTGGTTTTATCAGCCCGAAAAAAATATTGATCGTGTGGTTGAAGTTCAACATATGGTGAATGGCGAATGGCAAAAATACCCGGTAACTTTTTACAATACCGATTATCCGGTAAAAGGTGCCAAAACATTTTTTTCGGGAGGTGCCGGGTTGTCAAGCACCGCGAAAGACTATGCTATATTTCTGCAGATGTACTTGAATGGTGGAGAATATGATGGAGTTCGTTTGTTGAGTCGTACTA
It includes:
- a CDS encoding serine hydrolase domain-containing protein; the protein is MRKLTLLFVLCAFLLGFSNAQTSSIVKSHTLTEMPPESAGISVERLARIDKMCEEEVAKGNLPGIVSLVARNGKIVHWKAYGVANQAGDKMERDAIFRIASQSKAITSTAVMMLWEEGKFQLDDPISKYIPEFKNQQVLTNFRYSDTTWTGVPVKNEITIRNLLSHTSGIGYGVIDGDERFQMLYKKAGVTDLFTTKNITIEESVKKLAKMPLHHEPGTQFTYSEGLDVLGYFIEIVSGMPFDKYLKTHIFDPLGMEDTWFYQPEKNIDRVVEVQHMVNGEWQKYPVTFYNTDYPVKGAKTFFSGGAGLSSTAKDYAIFLQMYLNGGEYDGVRLLSRTTVDLILSNQIGEVWGDSDTKFGLAFELLTEKGEDKGGLGSAGTFRWGGYFNTQYFADPEENVIGIIMKQTQGPVSDVTGWKFRQLVFQTIDD